One genomic window of Cannabis sativa cultivar Pink pepper isolate KNU-18-1 chromosome 2, ASM2916894v1, whole genome shotgun sequence includes the following:
- the LOC115719440 gene encoding glutathione synthetase, chloroplastic: MVKMGVAHFSGSYSPVPSDTMYSSTLLSKSSIKTSPAFTLNSQVFQTHIPKPLNNNFHSSQPLTLKSLKVRAMDTQEGVPSMPSFDFHGIDQKLVDRMVYDSLVWSSLHGLVVGDKSVQRSGKVPGVGMVHAPFALLPMPFPETHWKQACEVAPIFNELVDRVSLDAKFLQDSLSRTKKADAFTSRLLDIHSKMLDINKKEEIRLGLHRSDYMLDEQTKSLLQIEMNTISSSFAGLSSLVSDLHRSLLDNYGKLLNLDSKRVPGNTAASQFADALAKAWTEYNNPRSTVMVVAQADERNMYDQHWLSSLLKERHNITSIRKTLAEIDAEGELQADGSLIVDGQAISVIYFRAGYTPTDYPSESEWRARLLMEQSSAVKCPSISYHLVGTKKIQQELAKPNVLERFVDNKEDIAKLRKCFAGLWSLDDSDIVNKAIETPELFVMKPQREGGGNNIYGNDVREALKALQKEGTEEDAAYILMQRIFPTVFSTFLLRDGICHKDDAISELGIYGAYLRNKERVIINEQCGYLMRTKVSSSDEGGVAAGFAVLDSLYLT, translated from the exons atggtcaaaatgGGTGTTGCTCATTTCTCAGGCTCTTACTCCCCAGTCCCCAGTGATACTATGTATTCTTCCACATTACTATCAAAGTCATCTATAAAAACCTCTCCAGCTTTCACTCTCAACAGCCAAGTCTTTCAGACCCATATCCCAAAACCCCTTAACAACAACTTCCATTCTTCACAACCTTTGACTCTCAAGTCTCTCAAAGTTAGAGCAATGGACACCCAAGAAGGAGTTCCATCGATGCCCTCCTTCGATTTTCATGGGATTGATCAGAAACTGGTTGACAGAATGGTGTACGACTCTCTTGTTTGGAGTTCACTTCACGGCCTTGTTGTTGGTGACAAATCTGTTCAG AGATCAGGAAAAGTACCTGGTGTTGGCATGGTTCATGCTCCGTTCGCTTTATTGCCCATGCCATTCCCAGAAACTCACTGGAAACAAGCATGTGAGGTAGCTCCAATTTTTAATGAGCTAGTAGATAGAGTGAGTTTGGATGCAAAATTTCTGCAAGATTCACTATCCAG AACTAAGAAAGCGGATGCCTTTACCTCGAGACTTCTAGATATTCATTCAAAGATGCTTGATATCAACAAGAAAGAG GAAATACGTTTGGGTTTACATCGATCAGATTATATGCTTGATGAACAGACTAAATCTCTCCTCCAAATAGAGATGAACACAATTTCCTCTTCATTTGCTGGTCTTAGTAGTCTTGTCAGCGACCTTCACAG GAGCTTACTTGATAATTATGGAAAGCTTCTTAACTTAGATTCCAAAAGAGTTCCTGGCAACACTGCTGCTAGTCAGTTTGCAGATGCATTGGCAAAAGCTTGGACAGAGTATAACAACCCCAG gTCTACAGTTATGGTTGTGGCTCAAGCAGATGAACGCAACATGTACGACCAACATTGGCTTTCTTCATTGTTGAAAGAAAG ACATAATATTACAAGTATTCGGAAGACTTTGGCTGAAATTGATGCAGAAGGGGAACTTCAAGCTGATGGCTCACTGATCGT AGATGGCCAAGCAATTTCAGTCATATATTTCAGAGCAGGATATACGCCAACTGACTATCCATCTGAGTCG GAATGGAGAGCTAGGCTACTGATGGAGCAATCATCTGCTGTCAAATGTCCATCAATATCTTATCATTTAGTAGGTACCAAGAAGATTCAGCAAGAGCTTGCAAAACCCAACGTGCTTGAGAG GTTTGTTGACAATAAAGAGGACATTGCGAAATTGAGAAAATGCTTTGCAGGCCTATGGAGTTTGGACGACTCAGATATCGTTAACAAAGCCATTGAAACACCCGAACTGTTTGTTATGAAACCTCAAAGAGAAGGCGGAG gaaataatATCTATGGAAATGATGTGAGGGAAGCGCTTAAAGCATTACAGAAGGAAGGAACTGAAGAAGATGCTGCTTACATCCTTATGCAAAGAATATTCCCTACTGTTTTTTCGACATTTTTGCTTAGAGATGGCATTTGTCATAAAGATGATGCTATATCAGAACTAGGCATATATGGTGCTTACTTGAG GAATAAGGAGAGAGTCATCATCAATGAGCAGTGTGGTTATCTGATGCGAACAAAGGTATCTTCCTCAGATGAAGGTGGGGTTGCAGCAGGATTTGCTGTTTTAGATAGTTTATATTTAACTTGA